The genomic window CATCGGAGAGCCCGCTCTTCTGCTGGTAATGGGCGAGGCGGTCGGCATAGCTCCGCACGCCCTGGAAACGAAGGGTGTCGACCGAGAGGAGAGCGGCGTCGGCCTCGGCGAAGCTCCCGGGGTCGAGCAGGAGGGCGATGCGCTCCCGGGCGGAGAGGGGAAAGTGGTGCTGGCAGTGCTTGCAGACCCGCTGATGCTGTTCCAGCTCCTTGGTGTAGAGCATCTGCTCGCACTGCGGGCATTTCTCCCAAAGCCCCTCGGGGATGTCACGCTTGGGCCCGGAGGGGATGCGGGGTGCTCGATGGCGATCATGGCTCTTGTTCATGAACAATGGGGGGATTTGGCTAGCGCTAGGATCGCGCGACGGCCAGGACGCACACCGTCCCGGCCCCGTTCTCCCAGAGTCGTGCCGCGCACTCCCGTGCTGTCGCTCCCGTCGTAATTACGTCATCGATCAATAGCAGATGTTTCCCCACCGGGTCAAAATTCCTTTGCGGTTGGAACGCCCCCGCAAGGTTGCGGGCGCGCTCGATGCCAGGCAGGCCCGCCTGCGCCGAGGTCGGGCGGACCCGGCGCAGCGCCTTGCGGACGGGAATGCCCTGCCGGTTGCCGAGGACGCGGGCGATCTCCTCGGCTTGATTGAAGCCGCGCGAACGCTCGCGAACCGGATGGAGGGGAACCGGAACCAGGGCGTCCCAGCGGAGGGACGCCGCATAGGTGCGGAACCCGGTTTCGAGCAGGTCGGCAAGCCAGGGAACCCGGTCGATCTGCCTCTTGTACTTGAGTCCCAGGACCGCCTCTTTCACCGCGCCGGAATAGCGGTAGGAAGCCCGGGCCCAGAGGAACGGCGGAGGGCTTTCCCGACAGCGCGGGCAGAGGAGAGCTCCGGGAGCGGAGCAGCGGCGACAGAATGGGGGAAGGTGCTCCCGGAGCGGTCCTTCCTCCGAGCGCGGGGGAAAGACGAGGGCGAGCAGCTCTTCCGCTAGGCGACCCGCCCCCGCCGCCGCGGTCCAAAGACGATCCACAAGAGGACTCCGAAGAGGGTGAGGATCAAGGGGCTCCACAGTCCGCCCGGCGACCCGCCGGGACGAGCCGCCAGTCCGTAGAGGAGGGCAACCCAGGCGGCATGGATTCCAACCGGCATCCAAAGAGCGCCGGTGACGAGATAGGCCGTGGCGAGAGCCGCTCCGACGGCGAAAAGGAGAAGGCCCTGGGCGTCAATCCAGGAAAAGGAGAGGATGGGCGCCAGGTGCGCCTGGAGGAGCTCCCAGCCGGAGAAGGCGGTGGGCGATCCTTTCCAGGCCTCCGGGGAGGAGCGCAGGTAGTGCGCGAGGCAGAAGAGGAGGGAGCTGGCGAGGATCGCGGGCAGACGGCCGAGGCCGCGCAGCAGGATGGAGAAAAAGATCCCGCGGAAGAGGAGCTCCTCGGTGAGGCCGATCAGCAGGCCCCGTCCCGTCCAGGCTCCCAAGGAAGCCGGGTCCCAGCGGAGCCCGACCTGGTGCCCGGAAGAGGCCGGGAGAAGCAGGGGGAAGAGGCAGGCGAGTCCGGAAGCGAGGCCGAGCAGGCATCCCCAGAGGAACGGGCGGAGTACGGGCCGGGTGAGGCCAACGTCGCTCCAGGAATGGATGCCCAAGGGCTTCCGGAAGAGGAGGAGCAGGAGAAGGGCCGAAAGCTCGAGGACACGCCGGAAGTATCGTCCGGGTGGGGCCGGATAGACCGGGCTCAGGAGTGCATAAACGGCGGGGCTCAACAGGGCGGCGGCCAGGAAGATCGCCACCAGGTAGGCGAGGAAGGCGGGAAGCGGAGAGGAAAAGCGCTCGGTCGCAGGCATCGACGACCGTGAGCATTCGGGGAAGGGAGGATCTCCCGCAAGCAGAATGGCGGAAATTTGAAGCCGATCGGCCGGGCGGAAGGGATAAGTGGTGCGCCCAAACGAAAGGCAGCGGCTCTCCTTTTGCATTTTTTCTACTGCGCGCACCGCTGCCTCCACCTATGCTTCGAGGAAAGGTGACGACGACACCGCTGGAGTTCGAGAAGACGATTTGGGAGATGGAGCGCACGCTGGAAACCCTGAAGGCACGAGCCAAGGAGAATCCGGTCGATCTGGAAGAAGAGGTTGCCACGCTGGAAAGGAAGCTGGGAGAGGCGCGCCGCTCGGTCTACGCCAGCTTGACCGCTTGGCAGCGTGTGCAAATCGCGCGACACCCCCAGCGGCCGTACACGCTCGATTTCTTGGAGCGGCTGGCTCCGGGTTTCCTTGAGCTCGGGGGAGACCGCGCCTTCGGCAACGATCCGGCGATGGTCGCGGGCCTGGCCACCTTCGGCGGGCGAAAGGCGGCGTTTGTCGGCCAGCAGAAGGGGCGGAATCTCAAGGAGAACCTGCGCCGCAACTTCGGCTGTCCTCATCCGGAGGGCTATCGCAAGGCGCTTCGCGTGATGCGGCTGGCGGCTACCTTCGGACTACCGATCGTGGCGTTCATCGACACGCCCGGAGCCTACCCGGGGGTAGGGGCGGAGGAGAGGCACATCGGTCAGGCGATTGCCGAAAACTTGGCCGAGATGTCGGTGCTGCCGGTACCCATCGTGGCGGTCGTCTTGGCCGAAGGAGGAAGCGGCGGAGCCCTCGGGATTGGCGTGGCCGACCGGATCCTCATGCTCGAAAATGCCTATTACTCGGTCATTTCTCCGGAGGGGTGCGCGGCGATCCTCTGGGAGAGCCGAGCCCATGCACCGCAAGCGGCGGAGGCGCTGCGGCTGACCGCCCAGGATCTCCATCAGATGGGGCTGATCGACGAGATCGTGCCTGAGCCGGAGGGGGGAAGCCATCGGGATTGGGAGAAGGCCGCGCAGCTGTTGGAAACGGTGCTGGCGCGCACGCTCGAGGAGATCTGCACCCGGGATCGGGAACTGCTCCTCCGCGAGCGGTACGAGAAGATTCGCCGGTACGGCGTCTGGGAAGAAAAGAGCGAATAGTCGTTCGGTATAGACGCCGACGGCCGAAGGAAAAGGCTTCCTGTCCATCATCGGCGTCTCTTCGTTTGGAGGGAAAGATGCGTTTTGCGATCGTAGCCAGCACCTACCATCCCGAATATTGCGATGCGTTGGTTGCGGGGGCAGAGGCGGAGCTCGGCGGGCATGAGCTGACCCTCTGCCGGGTGCCGGGAAGCTTCGAGATCCCGCTCCAGGTGCAGCGATTCGCCCGGACCGGGGAATACGACGCGATCCTGGCCTTCGGCGTGGTCTGGCAGGGAGAGACCGCGCATGCGCAGGAGATCTTGCGCGCAGTAACCGATGCGCTCATGAGGGTTGCCCTCGAGGAGGACGTGCCGGTCGTTCACGAGGTCCTCTCCGTAAAGACGGAAGCCGAGGCCCGGGAGAGAACGACGGGCGAGCTCTCCCGGGGAAGGGAAGGAGCTCGCGCCGCCTTGGCCATGGCCGAGCTCGGCCGGAGGATCTAACCGGGCTTGAGGGTGGGATTCGGAATGGGGGAGAAAAAAGGGAAGAGCTCGCCGCGGAGGACGGCCCGGGTGCGGGCCGTGCAATTTTTGTACCAGTGGGGGATCCGGCAGCAGCCTGCCCCTTCGCGGAAGAGCCTGGATGAGTTTTGGGCGCTGAGCCCCGCGAGCGGAGCGGTCCGCCCCTTTGCCGAAGACCTGATCCTGGGTACGATCGATCATCTCTCCCTCCTCGATGAGCGCATCGAGAGGTATCTGGAGAACTGGCAGTTCGGCCGATTGGCGGCTGTCGATCGGAGCATCCTCCGGGTGGCTCTTTACGAGCTCCTGTATCGCGGCGAGATCCCGCCGGTGGTCTCGGTGAACGAAGCAGTGGAGGTAGCGAAGCAGCTGAGCAGCGAGGAATCGGGGAAATTCATCAACGGGATCCTCGACCGCGCGCTGCGCGACCTGAACCGCCCGCTTCGGGCGGCGCAGGATGGGGAGAGCGAGGGATGAAGAGCTTTTGGCGAAAGCTGGTCGAACGGTTTACGCCGGCGGGAGGCGAGAAGGTCGACTGGGAGGCCCTGCTGCTCGAGGCCGACCTGGGGCTCGCCCTGACCGAGAGGTTGACCCGGCTCCTGGAGGATGAGGGGCTTCAGCGGAAGCCGCGGGAAGCGGAGGAACGGATCCGCGGGGAGCTGCGACGGATTCTCGCGGCGGAAGAGCCGGAGATGGCGAGCGCGGGGAGGCCCGAGGTCATCCTGCTCGTGGGAGTCAACGGTGGAGGGAAGACGACCACGGCGGCCAAGCTCGCGTTCCGCTACGGACAGGAGGGCAAGCGGGTCATGCTGGCGGCGGCGGATACGTTTCGGGCGGCGGCGGTCGAGCAGCTCGAGACGTGGGCGCGGCGGACCGGCTCTCTTTTCGTGGCCGGAAGCCCGGGAGCGGATCCAGCGAGCGTCGCCTACCGGGCGCATGCGCAGGCCGAGGAGGAGAAGGCGCACCTTCTCATCGTCGATACGGCGGGCCGCCTCGCCACCAAGAGCAACCTGATGCTCGAGGCGGGGAAGATCCGGCGCACGCTCGCCAAGCGGGACCCCGAGGCCCCGCATCGCGTCTGGCTGGTGGTCGACGGCACGGTCGGAACCAATGCGCTCTCGCAGGCAACCGAGTTTCATCGAGCCGTCGGGCTTTCGGGGCTGATCGTGACCAAGCTCGACGGCTCCGCCAAAGGGGGGATGATCGCGGCGGTCAAGGAGGAGCTGGGGATCCCGACGGTTTTCGTGGGAACCGGAGAGAAGGTCGAGGACCTTGCGCCCTTCGATCCCGACCGGTATGTCAGCACGTTTTTCGGAGGCTGATCTCCGTTGGATGCGGAGGGCCATCGCCCTCGCGCGCAGGGGGCTCGGCAGGGTCAGCCCCAATCCGGCGGTCGGGGCGGTCCTGGTCCGGGAAGGAAGGGTGCTCGGCGAAGGATTTCATCACGGCGCCGGCCTGCCCCACGCGGAGGTCGAGGCGATCGAGGATGCCGCTCGGCGGGGGAACGCCCCGAAGGGCGCGACCCTCTGCGTGACGCTCGAGCCCTGTTCCACGACGGGGCGGACTCCACCCTGCGTCGATCGGATCATCCGGGAGGGGATCGCCCGCGTCGTGGTGGGCATGGTCGATCCGAATCCCCTCCACCGGGGACGGGGTCTTTCCCTGCTCTCCGGGCGGGGAATCGAGGTGAGCCAGGGCCTGCTCGAGGAGGAGGTGCGGGAGCTCAACCGGGGCTTCGTTCGCTGGATCACCAGCGGCAGGCCTTGGGTCGTGCAGAAGAGTGCGACCTCCTTGGACGGAAGGATCGGGACCCGGCCCGGGGATAGCCGATGGTTGAGCAGTCCGGCGTCATTGCGGATGGCGCACCGGCTCCGGTGGGAGGCGGACGCGATCCTCATTGGGGCCGAAACCGCCCGCCGGGACGATCCGAAGCTGACCGTCCGCGTGCCCGGGCGAAAAGGGAAGCGGCAGCCATGGCGGGTCGTCATCAGCCGAAGCGGCCAGCTGCCCGCAAGCCTCCGCCTGCTGAGCGACTCCGCCCGGGAAAGAACCCTGATCTTTCAAAACTTTCCTCTGCCGCTGGTCCTCGAAGAGCTTGGCCGGCGAGGAGTCCTGCAGGCCTTGGTCGAGGGAGGCGGAAAGCTCGCCGGCAGCCTTCTGGCCGAAGGCTTGATCGACGAGGTGGCCCTCTTTCTCTGCCCGACGATCCTCGGGGAGGGGGCTCTCTCGGTCGATCCGCCGCGCCCGGGCTTGGGCGAGCATTTCCAGTTGAGGGAATGCCTCCGGTTGGGCGACGATCTCTTTTTGCGCGGGATTCGGAGGGATTCCGAAGGGGTGGACGCGGCGCGCGGCAAGACGGGATGGGGAACTACCGGGAAGGAGAGCCAGTGAGGGAAAAGCGCGAATCGGAAATCGGAGGCCTGCTCCTTTCGGAAGACGTCATCCGCGAGCGGGTGAGAACGCTCGGGACCGAGATCGGGGCTGCGTATTCCGCCGGATCCTTCGTTCTGCTGGGGCTCCTCAACGGGAGCCTTCTCTTCACGGCCGATCTCTTGCGGGAGCTTCCACCGGAAACCGAGGTGGTATTCTGGCGGGTCAAGAGCTACCGGGGAACCGTCTCCACGGGAATCCCCGAAGGAGTGGAAGCGGAGGGAGGGGAGTTCATCGGGCGGACCGTCCTGGTGGTCGACGACATCCTCGATAGCGGCTGCACCTTGTCAGCGGTGGAAAGGCGGCTGCGCGAGCTGGGTGCTTGCGCCGTGGATCATTGCGTCCTCCTCTCGAAGCAGAGGCCGCGCCTTCCCGGCACGCCGCTTCCCCGCTGGATCGGCTTCGAGATTCCGGACCGGTTCGTCGTCGGTTACGGGCTCGATTACAATGGGCGCTACCGGGGCTTGCGTTCGATCCGGGTGCTGGCGGAAGGGGACGCGATCCGGGAAGGATAGGAGAAGAGCCTCGGCAGGATGCCGGGCGCTGAGCCCGTGGCCCGCCAATCGCAGCTCGGCCTGCGCTTCGCGTTTGCCTCGGTCGCTGGATGGAGAGCGCGGGCGATCCCGGCAAAGCTTGTGGCCAGGCAGAGCGAGATGTTGTATGGGACTCTCCAGGGAGAGCGTTGGGTAAAGGATGAGCCTCAAGTTTCGTCGGCTGCGGCTGCAGAACTGGAAGAACTTCCTCCAAGTCGAGGTCGAGATCGGGGATCGGCTCTTCCTGGTCGGGCCGAACGCTTCGGGAAAGTCGAATTTTCTCGATGCGTTTCGCTTCCTTCGGGATCTTGCGCTGCCCGGAGGCGGCTTTCGGGTAGCCATCGACCATCGCGGGGGCGTGAGCGCGATCCGCTGCTTGGCCGCCCGCCGCTATCCGGACGTCGAAATCCAGGCATCTCTTCAGGCCTCCGACGGAGCCCTTTGGGAATACCAGCTCGCCTTCAACCAGGACAAGCAGCGCCGTCCCGCCGTGCGCAAAGAACGGGTCGAGCGCGACCGAAAGGTGCTCCTCGACCGCCCCAACGACGAGGACAAGGAGGATGCCGAGCGGCTGACGCAAACCTATCTCGAGCAGGTCAACGTCAATCAGCCCTTCCGCGAGATCGCCTCATTATTCGCTTCGATCCGCTACTTGCACATCGTGCCGCAGCTCGTGCGGGAGCCCGACCGCTCGGTGGGGAGGACGAACGACCCGTTCGGCGGAGATTTTCTTGAGCAGATCGCCAAGACCCAGGAGAAGACCCGCAATTCTCGGCTGCGGAAGATCCTGAAAGCTCTCAAGGTCGCCGTCCCCCAGCTCGTCGAGATCAAGATGGAGCGGGACGCGAAAGGGACGCCCCACCTCCGCGGCAAGCATGAGCACTGGAGGCCGCAGGGGGCTTGGCAAGCGGAGAATCAGTTTTCCGATGGGACCTTGAGGCTGATGGGGCTCCTCTGGGCGATTCTCGAAAAAGGGGGGCCTCTGCTGCTCGAGGAGCCCGAACTTTCCCTGAATCCGGCAATTGTTCGCGTCTTGCCGCAAACGTTCGCTCGGGTGCAACGACAGACGGGGCGGCAGATCTTCCTGAGCACCCATTCCCCAGACTTGCTCTCGGATGAAGGCATCGGTCTCGATGAGGTGCTCGTGCTTCGTCCTTCCCCCGAGGGTACCGAGGCAACGCTGGCGACCCGATTTTCGGAGATCCCCGCCCTGCTCGAAGGAGGAAGCAACCTCGCCGAAGCGACTCTTCCGAAGACGCGACCCAGCGACCCGGAACAGCTCGCCTTGGGCCTCGATCTTGAATGATGCCAGTCGGGAGCCTCATCTCCGCTGCGGTTGAGGGCCGTGTCGATGAGGCCGTCGTCAAGAAGCTGATCGTGCACGTCGGAGCAATTCCGGGCGATGTTCACGTCAAATATGGGAAGACGAAGCTCCGAGAGCGAATCGCCGGCTACTGCAATGCGGCCCGCCACACGCCTTGGATGGTGCTCGTCGATCTCGACCAGGAAGCCGATTGCGCTCCCTTGTTGCGGAAGCATTGGCTTCCTGAGCCTGAGCCCCAGTTGTGCTTTCGGGTGGCCGTGCGTGCGGTAGAATCCTGGCTGCTGGCCGATGCGCTCGGCCTCTCTCGATTCCTGGGAATCGCTTCGGCCAAGATCCCGTCAGACCCAGAGGCGCTGCCGGACCCCAAGGCTGCTCTGGTGGTGCTCGCTGGCGGTTCGAGAAAGCGAGAGATCCGGGAGGATATGGTCCCCCGTGTGGGAAGCGGACGAAAATCCGGACCGCTCTATCCGTCGCGTATGATCGAGCTTGTTCATCGCCACTGGCAGCCGGACCGAGCGGCCCAGCGCTCGGAGAGCCTTCGGCGCACGATCGAGCGATTGAGGCGACTCTGATCTCTTTTGCTACCGGGCTCGAGGCCCATCCGGCTGTTGTGTCGTTTGGCTCTTCCTCTTCTTCCCAAAGGGGGAAGCGATTCCTAAAAGAACGAAGGCTCCGGAAAGCCAGACGATCCAGTCGCCCGCAAGGCGGTAGAGGGTCGGGCGCGGGCGGTGCCACTGGGCGACGCCGAGGAGAACGCCTTCGCCCGCTTCGGCTTTGCCGCTCGCCTCCGGCAGGGAGGCCACGACGGCCCCGTTTTGATTGAGGAAGGCGGTGATCCCGGTGTTGCCACAGCGAAGGAGGGGGAGATCGAGCTCGATCGTCCGCAGGACTGCGTTGGCCAGATGCTGGCGTGCGCCCGGGGTCCCGGTGAACCAGCCGTCATTGGTGATGTTCACCAGGAGGTCGGGGTTGTCGCGGGCGACGCGGCAAGCATAGTCGGGGAAAGTGTCCTCGAAGCAGATCAGCGGGGCGATCCGTACCGAGGGGTCGTGCATCGGGAAGACGACGGGAGCATCCCCCGGGGAGAACTCGAGCTCGAAGGGGACAAGGTTCCGGAGGACCGGGAGCTGGTTGCCGAACGGAACGAACTCGCCGAAGGGGACGAGCCGGTTCTTGGCGTAGGCCTGGAGCGATTGCCCCCGGGGCGAGAAGAGGAGGGCGTCGTTGAAGAGCCGCTCACCCTGGATGCGCGGCGTGCCCAGGAGGAGCCAGGAATCGGAGGAGCCCACCCAGGCGAGGAGGGGGATGCGAAGGGAAGGCGTGGAGAGGAGATCGGCGCCGATCGGGCTTTCCGGCCAGACGATCAATTGGGGCCTTGCCTGGTCGGCGGTTTCGGTGAGGGAGATCTCGCGGGTAATCGCTTCCTGGGGATCAAACGGGTGCTCCACGCTCTGAGGAACGGCGGGTTGGACCAGGGCGTAGCGGAGTGTCTGGGCGACTTCCGTCGGGGTCGTAAGGAGGACGGAAAGGCCGTAGGAAGCGACCCCGGTCAGCAGGAGGAGACCGGCGGCAAGGTCGAAATGGAGCGCCCGCTTCTGCTCGCCGCGGATTTCGGCGCGGAAGCGGAGCCCCGTGAAGAAGAGAAGCCCGTTGCCGAAGACGAGGAGCCACGAAAGGAGAAGCCCTCCGCCGAGACGAGCCGCCTGGGCGAAGACGAGGGTCTGGTACTGGGAAACGCCCAGGCTATTCCAAGGGAACCCACCTCCCAGCCAGCCCCGGATCCATTCGAGGACGACCCAGGCCGAAGCCAAGGAGGCGGAGGCCAAGAGGTTTTCTTTGGGATGAAACGGGGCGTGGCCCGAGGTCCAGCGGCCGGCCAGGGAGAGCCAGAGCCCGGGATAGAGAGAGAGGTAGAGGACGAGCCCGACCGTCCCGGCAACCGTGACCTTTCCAATCCACCAGAGGGTAGCCCCGAAGAAGAGGAGCCCCAGAAGATAGCCCGCGGCCGCCCGCTCCCGCCAGTGCTCGAGGATTCGGGAAGCGGCCATCGCGGGGAGCAGGGCGACCCAGGCCAGCCCCGACCATGGCCAAGGAGGAAAGCAGGACGCGAGGAGGAGCCCCGAGAAGAGGCAGAGGGCGATCGCGGAGGTGACGCGGAGGGTGGATCGCCTTCGGCGCGTGCGGGCCGAAGGGAGCGAAGAGGAGGTGGGAAGGGAGGGAAGCGGGTCCACGGACGGGAAGGGAGGCTCCCGATCCTTCTATCGTCTTTGATCGCCTTTGGCGATAGGAAGACAAGGGGTTTTCCCCCTTCGGCGGGAGGAAGCGCCAGCGGAGCAAGGATCTGCTTCTGGGAACGGCTGGGGAGAAAGCCGGGAAATTTGCGATCGAGGCTTTTTTTTCCGGGAGCGCTATGCTATCGGCGATTGCCGAAAGGGAACCGCCACCACTTTTATGCTCAAACTCTTCCGCTCTCACTCGGGCTTTCTCGTGCTCATCCTGGGGCTCATCGGCCTTTCCTTTCTCCTCTTTTATAATGTCCCCGCCCTGAGCCGGTTGCGTGGGGGGGCCCTGGGGAAGATTGCCGGAGAGGGGGTTACCCTGGAAACGTTTCGCCTCTCGCGGCAGGCGGCGGAAATGGAGCTGGCCCTCTTTTCCGGAGGCAGAGTGCCTCGTCGGGGAGGGATGGATCGCCTCCTGAACGAAATTGCGTGGGGACGGCTGGTCTTCCTGGCGGAGGCGAAGCGGCTCCACTGCGTGGTACCCGACGACGTGGTGGTTCGGGCGATCGAGGCGCTCCCCTTCCTGCAAAAGGACGGTCAGTATAGCGAGGAGCTCTACAACCAGTT from Methylacidimicrobium sp. B4 includes these protein-coding regions:
- a CDS encoding ComF family protein, which translates into the protein MDRLWTAAAGAGRLAEELLALVFPPRSEEGPLREHLPPFCRRCSAPGALLCPRCRESPPPFLWARASYRYSGAVKEAVLGLKYKRQIDRVPWLADLLETGFRTYAASLRWDALVPVPLHPVRERSRGFNQAEEIARVLGNRQGIPVRKALRRVRPTSAQAGLPGIERARNLAGAFQPQRNFDPVGKHLLLIDDVITTGATARECAARLWENGAGTVCVLAVARS
- a CDS encoding CPBP family intramembrane glutamic endopeptidase — its product is MPATERFSSPLPAFLAYLVAIFLAAALLSPAVYALLSPVYPAPPGRYFRRVLELSALLLLLLFRKPLGIHSWSDVGLTRPVLRPFLWGCLLGLASGLACLFPLLLPASSGHQVGLRWDPASLGAWTGRGLLIGLTEELLFRGIFFSILLRGLGRLPAILASSLLFCLAHYLRSSPEAWKGSPTAFSGWELLQAHLAPILSFSWIDAQGLLLFAVGAALATAYLVTGALWMPVGIHAAWVALLYGLAARPGGSPGGLWSPLILTLFGVLLWIVFGPRRRGRVA
- a CDS encoding acetyl-CoA carboxylase carboxyltransferase subunit alpha yields the protein MTTTPLEFEKTIWEMERTLETLKARAKENPVDLEEEVATLERKLGEARRSVYASLTAWQRVQIARHPQRPYTLDFLERLAPGFLELGGDRAFGNDPAMVAGLATFGGRKAAFVGQQKGRNLKENLRRNFGCPHPEGYRKALRVMRLAATFGLPIVAFIDTPGAYPGVGAEERHIGQAIAENLAEMSVLPVPIVAVVLAEGGSGGALGIGVADRILMLENAYYSVISPEGCAAILWESRAHAPQAAEALRLTAQDLHQMGLIDEIVPEPEGGSHRDWEKAAQLLETVLARTLEEICTRDRELLLRERYEKIRRYGVWEEKSE
- the ribH gene encoding 6,7-dimethyl-8-ribityllumazine synthase — encoded protein: MRFAIVASTYHPEYCDALVAGAEAELGGHELTLCRVPGSFEIPLQVQRFARTGEYDAILAFGVVWQGETAHAQEILRAVTDALMRVALEEDVPVVHEVLSVKTEAEARERTTGELSRGREGARAALAMAELGRRI
- the nusB gene encoding transcription antitermination factor NusB yields the protein MGEKKGKSSPRRTARVRAVQFLYQWGIRQQPAPSRKSLDEFWALSPASGAVRPFAEDLILGTIDHLSLLDERIERYLENWQFGRLAAVDRSILRVALYELLYRGEIPPVVSVNEAVEVAKQLSSEESGKFINGILDRALRDLNRPLRAAQDGESEG
- the ftsY gene encoding signal recognition particle-docking protein FtsY, with translation MKSFWRKLVERFTPAGGEKVDWEALLLEADLGLALTERLTRLLEDEGLQRKPREAEERIRGELRRILAAEEPEMASAGRPEVILLVGVNGGGKTTTAAKLAFRYGQEGKRVMLAAADTFRAAAVEQLETWARRTGSLFVAGSPGADPASVAYRAHAQAEEEKAHLLIVDTAGRLATKSNLMLEAGKIRRTLAKRDPEAPHRVWLVVDGTVGTNALSQATEFHRAVGLSGLIVTKLDGSAKGGMIAAVKEELGIPTVFVGTGEKVEDLAPFDPDRYVSTFFGG
- the ribD gene encoding bifunctional diaminohydroxyphosphoribosylaminopyrimidine deaminase/5-amino-6-(5-phosphoribosylamino)uracil reductase RibD, with product MRRAIALARRGLGRVSPNPAVGAVLVREGRVLGEGFHHGAGLPHAEVEAIEDAARRGNAPKGATLCVTLEPCSTTGRTPPCVDRIIREGIARVVVGMVDPNPLHRGRGLSLLSGRGIEVSQGLLEEEVRELNRGFVRWITSGRPWVVQKSATSLDGRIGTRPGDSRWLSSPASLRMAHRLRWEADAILIGAETARRDDPKLTVRVPGRKGKRQPWRVVISRSGQLPASLRLLSDSARERTLIFQNFPLPLVLEELGRRGVLQALVEGGGKLAGSLLAEGLIDEVALFLCPTILGEGALSVDPPRPGLGEHFQLRECLRLGDDLFLRGIRRDSEGVDAARGKTGWGTTGKESQ
- a CDS encoding phosphoribosyltransferase; this translates as MREKRESEIGGLLLSEDVIRERVRTLGTEIGAAYSAGSFVLLGLLNGSLLFTADLLRELPPETEVVFWRVKSYRGTVSTGIPEGVEAEGGEFIGRTVLVVDDILDSGCTLSAVERRLRELGACAVDHCVLLSKQRPRLPGTPLPRWIGFEIPDRFVVGYGLDYNGRYRGLRSIRVLAEGDAIREG
- a CDS encoding AAA family ATPase, which codes for MSLKFRRLRLQNWKNFLQVEVEIGDRLFLVGPNASGKSNFLDAFRFLRDLALPGGGFRVAIDHRGGVSAIRCLAARRYPDVEIQASLQASDGALWEYQLAFNQDKQRRPAVRKERVERDRKVLLDRPNDEDKEDAERLTQTYLEQVNVNQPFREIASLFASIRYLHIVPQLVREPDRSVGRTNDPFGGDFLEQIAKTQEKTRNSRLRKILKALKVAVPQLVEIKMERDAKGTPHLRGKHEHWRPQGAWQAENQFSDGTLRLMGLLWAILEKGGPLLLEEPELSLNPAIVRVLPQTFARVQRQTGRQIFLSTHSPDLLSDEGIGLDEVLVLRPSPEGTEATLATRFSEIPALLEGGSNLAEATLPKTRPSDPEQLALGLDLE
- the lnt gene encoding apolipoprotein N-acyltransferase encodes the protein MDPLPSLPTSSSLPSARTRRRRSTLRVTSAIALCLFSGLLLASCFPPWPWSGLAWVALLPAMAASRILEHWRERAAAGYLLGLLFFGATLWWIGKVTVAGTVGLVLYLSLYPGLWLSLAGRWTSGHAPFHPKENLLASASLASAWVVLEWIRGWLGGGFPWNSLGVSQYQTLVFAQAARLGGGLLLSWLLVFGNGLLFFTGLRFRAEIRGEQKRALHFDLAAGLLLLTGVASYGLSVLLTTPTEVAQTLRYALVQPAVPQSVEHPFDPQEAITREISLTETADQARPQLIVWPESPIGADLLSTPSLRIPLLAWVGSSDSWLLLGTPRIQGERLFNDALLFSPRGQSLQAYAKNRLVPFGEFVPFGNQLPVLRNLVPFELEFSPGDAPVVFPMHDPSVRIAPLICFEDTFPDYACRVARDNPDLLVNITNDGWFTGTPGARQHLANAVLRTIELDLPLLRCGNTGITAFLNQNGAVVASLPEASGKAEAGEGVLLGVAQWHRPRPTLYRLAGDWIVWLSGAFVLLGIASPFGKKRKSQTTQQPDGPRAR